A stretch of Bacillus pseudomycoides DNA encodes these proteins:
- the yabQ gene encoding spore cortex biosynthesis protein YabQ → MSLTIQLYTMLSMIGMGAWVGAALDTYQRFLQRSRRNRWLVFIYDILFWIVQALFVFYVLLLVNEAELRIYVFVALLCGFAAYQSLLKVVYMRVLNFLIYVFVQTIQFFIKIVHLLMIKPVIIIAQLIIAFILFLFRILLSIGNVLWKCSRWILLFVWKVFFWPVRFLTLLIWKLLPNRVKLFIKKYVGLLQHIKKLENYTFQIWERIKKKLGGPRK, encoded by the coding sequence TTCCATGATTGGAATGGGTGCTTGGGTTGGGGCAGCATTGGATACATACCAACGCTTCCTGCAGCGATCGCGGCGTAATCGTTGGCTTGTATTTATATATGATATACTGTTTTGGATTGTCCAAGCACTGTTTGTCTTTTACGTATTATTGCTTGTAAATGAAGCTGAATTACGTATATATGTTTTTGTAGCTTTGCTTTGTGGTTTTGCGGCATATCAAAGCTTATTGAAAGTAGTGTACATGCGAGTATTAAATTTTCTCATTTATGTTTTTGTGCAAACGATACAATTTTTTATTAAAATTGTACACCTACTTATGATAAAACCTGTTATTATTATAGCGCAGCTTATTATTGCTTTTATATTATTTTTATTTCGTATACTACTTTCAATTGGGAACGTGTTGTGGAAGTGTTCCAGATGGATATTACTTTTTGTATGGAAAGTTTTTTTCTGGCCTGTTCGATTTCTTACTTTGCTCATATGGAAACTTCTCCCTAACCGTGTTAAACTTTTTATAAAGAAATATGTAGGGTTACTGCAACATATTAAAAAATTGGAGAATTATACTTTTCAAATTTGGGAGCGTATAAAAAAGAAGTTAGGGGGACCTCGGAAATGA
- the divIC gene encoding cell division protein DivIC, protein MRELRQRLIEEQNPNSAKEHIIQQNENRRRLYRRLAVFFVFAFTIIASISVTFYQQNGSIKAKEVKIEEMQKELDSLTKKEKKLKDDVQKLNDEEYVLKIARRDYFFSGKGEIIFPVSK, encoded by the coding sequence ATGAGGGAACTGAGGCAAAGATTGATTGAAGAACAGAATCCAAATTCTGCTAAAGAACATATAATACAACAGAATGAAAACAGAAGGCGATTATACCGCCGTTTAGCAGTTTTTTTTGTTTTTGCTTTTACAATTATTGCAAGTATTAGTGTAACGTTTTATCAGCAAAATGGTTCCATTAAGGCAAAAGAAGTAAAGATTGAAGAGATGCAAAAAGAATTGGATTCATTAACAAAAAAAGAAAAAAAACTAAAAGATGATGTTCAAAAGTTGAATGACGAAGAGTATGTTTTAAAGATTGCTAGGAGGGATTATTTCTTCTCTGGAAAAGGGGAGATAATTTTTCCTGTTTCTAAGTAG